One Candidatus Rokuibacteriota bacterium DNA segment encodes these proteins:
- a CDS encoding glycine/betaine/sarcosine/D-proline family reductase selenoprotein B, with protein sequence MTTPIRIAHYLNQFFAGIGGEERADVGVSVREGPVGPGRALQAALGDAARVVGTVICGDNFINESPEAALAAIVAHLRELAPDVVVAGPAFGSGRYGLACGMVCRAAREAELPAVTAMHPENPGALAYRREIIIVPAGESSTSMQPALAGLARLALKLGRGEPLGPAEIEGYISQGTRLVWDRGRPGYQRALDMLLAKLHGRPFVSEVPFRAPERVTPALPIADLSRARIAMVTTGGLVRKGNPDKQVAANATRYHRHSVKDLEALTPEGWEAYHAGYFNHIVNRNPNYILPLSFLRDLEGKGQIGRVHESMYALPGVSTPVAMARQLGRAIAEDLKAGGVEGVLLVATUGTCNRCGATIAKEIERAGIPVGMISAIYTFAMTTGANRVIRGARIEHVCGDPSLGPEKDYAYGMRIVRKALEALTVPVMGPTLFDPQAGDIQEPSHAS encoded by the coding sequence ATGACCACTCCGATACGCATCGCCCACTACCTCAACCAGTTCTTCGCCGGCATCGGCGGGGAGGAGCGCGCAGACGTCGGCGTGTCCGTGCGGGAGGGGCCGGTGGGCCCGGGCCGCGCGCTCCAGGCCGCTCTGGGCGACGCGGCGCGGGTGGTGGGCACCGTGATCTGCGGCGACAACTTCATCAACGAGAGCCCGGAAGCGGCGCTGGCGGCCATCGTCGCGCATCTGCGCGAGCTGGCGCCCGACGTGGTGGTGGCGGGGCCGGCTTTCGGCTCCGGGCGCTACGGCCTGGCCTGCGGCATGGTCTGCCGCGCGGCGCGGGAAGCGGAGCTCCCGGCTGTGACCGCCATGCATCCCGAGAACCCCGGCGCCCTCGCCTACCGGCGGGAAATCATCATCGTCCCCGCCGGCGAAAGCTCCACGTCCATGCAGCCGGCGCTGGCGGGGTTGGCACGGCTCGCCCTCAAGCTCGGCCGCGGCGAGCCGCTCGGGCCCGCGGAGATCGAGGGCTACATTTCCCAGGGTACCCGCCTGGTCTGGGACCGCGGCCGCCCCGGCTACCAGCGCGCGCTCGACATGCTGCTGGCCAAGCTCCACGGCCGGCCCTTCGTCAGCGAGGTGCCGTTCCGCGCCCCCGAGCGCGTGACGCCGGCCCTTCCCATCGCCGATCTCTCGCGGGCGCGCATCGCCATGGTCACGACGGGCGGGCTCGTGCGCAAGGGCAACCCGGACAAGCAGGTGGCGGCCAATGCCACGCGCTACCACCGCCATTCGGTGAAGGACCTCGAGGCCCTGACCCCGGAAGGCTGGGAGGCCTACCACGCCGGCTACTTCAACCACATCGTCAACCGGAATCCGAACTATATCCTGCCCCTGTCCTTCCTGCGCGACCTCGAGGGCAAGGGGCAGATCGGGCGGGTGCACGAGTCGATGTACGCGCTGCCCGGCGTCTCGACGCCGGTGGCCATGGCGCGCCAGCTCGGGCGCGCGATCGCGGAAGATCTCAAGGCGGGTGGGGTGGAGGGGGTGCTCCTCGTCGCCACCTGAGGCACCTGTAATCGTTGCGGCGCAACGATAGCCAAGGAGATCGAGCGGGCCGGGATCCCGGTGGGGATGATCTCGGCCATCTACACCTTCGCGATGACCACGGGCGCCAACCGGGTGATTCGCGGCGCCCGCATCGAGCATGTCTGCGGCGATCCGAGCCTGGGGCCGGAGAAGGACTACGCCTACGGGATGCGCATCGTCCGGAAGGCTCTCGAAGCGCTCACCGTCCCGGTGATGGGACCCACCCTCTTCGACCCCCAGGCGGGGGACATCCAGGAGCCGAGCCATGCGTCTTGA
- a CDS encoding carboxymuconolactone decarboxylase family protein — protein MARIEPLNIHEVDDEIRHACEEAERQTGTSASTRTYAKNPAVFKALGAFRAALGREGAIDPVLRELVRIKIAGLNACRY, from the coding sequence ATGGCGAGGATCGAGCCGCTGAACATCCATGAGGTCGACGACGAGATCCGGCACGCCTGCGAGGAGGCCGAGCGCCAGACCGGCACCTCGGCGAGCACGCGAACCTACGCGAAGAATCCGGCCGTCTTCAAGGCGCTCGGCGCATTCCGCGCCGCGCTCGGGCGCGAGGGCGCGATCGATCCGGTGCTCCGCGAGCTGGTGCGGATCAAGATCGCCGGCCTCAACGCCTGCCGATACTGA
- a CDS encoding PEP-CTERM sorting domain-containing protein, with amino-acid sequence MALRSLTLGFAVVVGVGAVLLSTEAGAVPVTNPSFEAVQIGSPFFSTNVADVPGWTRSGAAGDAAVWHVGYVDGGGSITVAGEGNQFVTLGGGASGSVGETHWSQTIGGFVPGLDYALSFMMATEHGTDLPEFAISQTITVSLLSGSDTAAQSFTEDAPDGANYWRVWVTKLMVFHATDSTVTLDFGSITPFDVGLDNVRIDAAAVPEPGSLLLLGIGLAALVLSSAGARLTRAAWRCGRP; translated from the coding sequence ATGGCTCTCAGATCATTGACCCTGGGGTTTGCTGTCGTGGTGGGGGTCGGGGCGGTTCTACTTTCGACCGAGGCGGGCGCCGTACCGGTCACGAACCCGAGCTTCGAGGCCGTCCAGATCGGCTCACCGTTCTTCTCGACGAACGTCGCCGATGTTCCGGGCTGGACGCGCTCCGGTGCGGCGGGTGACGCGGCAGTGTGGCATGTCGGCTATGTAGACGGGGGTGGAAGCATTACGGTCGCCGGCGAGGGCAATCAGTTCGTCACCCTCGGCGGCGGAGCCAGCGGATCGGTGGGCGAGACGCACTGGTCGCAGACGATCGGTGGCTTCGTGCCGGGGCTGGACTACGCGCTGAGCTTCATGATGGCGACCGAGCACGGCACGGACCTGCCGGAATTCGCCATTTCACAAACCATCACGGTCTCACTCCTTTCGGGCTCCGATACAGCCGCGCAGTCATTCACGGAGGATGCGCCTGACGGCGCGAACTATTGGCGAGTCTGGGTGACGAAGCTCATGGTGTTCCACGCGACGGATTCAACCGTTACGCTGGATTTCGGTTCCATCACGCCATTTGACGTCGGCCTGGACAACGTGCGCATCGACGCGGCGGCGGTCCCTGAACCCGGCTCCCTGCTTTTGCTCGGCATCGGACTGGCGGCCCTCGTGCTGTCGAGCGCAGGCGCTCGTCTCACCCGCGCGGCGTGGAGGTGCGGTCGCCCGTAA
- a CDS encoding ESPR-type extended signal peptide-containing protein, producing the protein MSLHHDLLAELELTMVPSLRIRPARGMYVPASELAKAATRSGSCRRRFWCGIKKQEVEVEFETKRFLGFPRLVGVKRCSVFDEPEKAACGRHCLDSKFRRQWPFALPTADHRRPLGG; encoded by the coding sequence ATGAGCCTGCACCACGATCTCTTGGCCGAGCTCGAGCTGACGATGGTTCCCTCGCTGAGGATCCGCCCGGCGCGGGGCATGTATGTGCCCGCGAGCGAGCTGGCGAAGGCGGCCACCCGAAGCGGGTCATGCCGCCGGCGCTTCTGGTGCGGGATCAAGAAGCAGGAGGTGGAGGTCGAGTTCGAGACGAAGCGATTTCTCGGGTTCCCGCGCCTCGTCGGCGTGAAGCGCTGCAGCGTGTTCGACGAGCCGGAGAAAGCGGCCTGTGGTCGCCACTGCCTGGACTCGAAGTTCCGCCGGCAGTGGCCGTTCGCCCTGCCCACGGCTGACCATCGGCGCCCGCTCGGGGGCTAG
- a CDS encoding PEP-CTERM sorting domain-containing protein (PEP-CTERM proteins occur, often in large numbers, in the proteomes of bacteria that also encode an exosortase, a predicted intramembrane cysteine proteinase. The presence of a PEP-CTERM domain at a protein's C-terminus predicts cleavage within the sorting domain, followed by covalent anchoring to some some component of the (usually Gram-negative) cell surface. Many PEP-CTERM proteins exhibit an unusual sequence composition that includes large numbers of potential glycosylation sites. Expression of one such protein has been shown restore the ability of a bacterium to form floc, a type of biofilm.), with protein MRRLLALGLLVCAMTAVQAEGAVIVTSDKVTFLTSTGATSATGPLPDLGTATPQPVTVGSITFSSPPPSTVVIGVAGHGILDWTTLLPGNDIAINAVENLNMVSAAPVFAMGFDFVEPALGGSTTDTCFVAICTDSTFAVTVKNGSTIIHAFTFNAADDVAAFVGVWSSDAFDRLEIRELNNTIDDEFWGQVYTGDRPLPAVPAPMTLALLGAGLAGLGLMRRCAR; from the coding sequence ATGAGGAGACTGCTGGCGCTTGGGCTTCTCGTATGCGCGATGACGGCTGTTCAGGCCGAAGGCGCTGTGATCGTCACGAGCGATAAGGTGACCTTCCTCACCTCCACCGGCGCAACCAGTGCCACCGGTCCGCTGCCCGACCTCGGCACAGCCACACCACAGCCTGTTACCGTCGGATCCATCACGTTCAGCTCGCCGCCGCCCAGCACTGTCGTCATCGGTGTGGCCGGGCATGGGATTCTCGATTGGACGACGCTTCTGCCCGGAAACGATATCGCCATCAACGCCGTCGAGAACCTCAACATGGTGTCGGCCGCGCCCGTTTTCGCAATGGGTTTCGATTTCGTCGAGCCGGCCCTTGGTGGCAGCACCACCGACACCTGCTTCGTGGCGATCTGCACGGATTCGACCTTCGCGGTCACCGTGAAGAACGGATCGACGATTATCCACGCCTTCACGTTCAACGCCGCGGACGATGTCGCGGCGTTCGTCGGCGTGTGGTCGTCGGACGCCTTCGATCGCCTCGAAATCCGCGAGCTCAACAATACTATCGACGACGAATTCTGGGGCCAAGTCTATACGGGTGACCGCCCCCTGCCCGCCGTCCCAGCGCCCATGACGCTCGCCCTGTTGGGCGCCGGTCTTGCCGGTCTCGGCCTGATGCGCCGGTGCGCGCGCTGA
- a CDS encoding aldolase/citrate lyase family protein has product MADHLARTMMPQHDRQRQVCYASRACRATGYPTTRGATVRPNKIKQMWRDGRWVTMGWLSVSHGFTAEVMARQGFDALVVDMQHGTTDMSDLWPMLQAISQTDTVPVVRVAWNDPATIMKSLDLGAYGILVPLINTAEDAAKAVAACRYPPVGMRSSGPVRAVHYGGADYVAKANDEIVVMAMVETKEGLANLDAICATPGLDAVYIGPADLSFALGLPPGPDKTDPVHMAACDKIRDTAHKHGIKACMHCASAAFAAGAVKRGFDLVMLTSDLASMIAGVRRQLDELKALV; this is encoded by the coding sequence ATGGCCGACCACCTGGCGCGCACCATGATGCCCCAGCATGACCGGCAACGCCAGGTGTGCTACGCTTCCCGCGCTTGCCGGGCGACCGGATATCCCACAACGCGAGGTGCGACAGTGCGACCGAACAAGATCAAGCAGATGTGGCGCGACGGGCGATGGGTCACCATGGGCTGGCTCTCGGTGTCCCATGGGTTCACCGCCGAGGTGATGGCCCGCCAGGGTTTCGACGCCCTGGTCGTGGACATGCAGCACGGGACCACCGACATGAGCGATCTCTGGCCGATGCTGCAGGCGATCTCGCAGACCGACACGGTGCCGGTGGTGCGGGTGGCGTGGAACGACCCGGCGACCATCATGAAATCGCTGGACCTCGGCGCGTACGGCATCCTCGTGCCGCTGATCAATACCGCCGAGGACGCGGCGAAGGCGGTGGCCGCGTGCCGCTATCCGCCGGTGGGCATGCGCTCGTCCGGGCCGGTGCGCGCCGTGCACTACGGCGGCGCCGACTACGTGGCCAAGGCGAACGACGAGATCGTCGTGATGGCGATGGTGGAGACGAAGGAAGGGCTCGCCAACCTGGACGCCATCTGCGCCACGCCCGGGCTCGACGCCGTCTACATCGGTCCCGCCGACCTATCGTTCGCGCTGGGCTTGCCGCCCGGCCCCGACAAGACCGACCCGGTGCACATGGCCGCGTGTGACAAGATCCGCGATACGGCGCACAAGCACGGCATCAAGGCGTGCATGCACTGCGCGAGCGCGGCCTTCGCGGCCGGCGCGGTGAAGCGCGGCTTCGACCTCGTCATGCTCACGTCGGATCTGGCGTCGATGATCGCCGGGGTCCGCCGCCAGCTCGATGAGCTCAAGGCTCTGGTGTGA